GCCCAGCGCCTCTGGCGTCGACGCCTTGCCTCCCCTCATCTCGGGGAAATCATCCGAAAGCATGATGCTTCCATCGCTGATCACAAGATGGGCATGCGTAATTTTGGTCGACTCCGGCATGTGATGCCGCACGATCTCCATCGCCCCCAGGGCACTCTTGTAAAAATCGATCGCTGCCGCGGCGTCGCGAACAACCAGATAGGGGATAAGCGAAGGGTAGGATTCCAAGCGAGCACCTCAAGAGAGTGAATGATCCGGGAACCGAGCCAACTTATCACGTTACGGCTCCCGCTTTCGTCCCCTGTTCCGTGAAATGATCCGTGAAATCTCTTCCATCCGCTGCGCCAGCAGCTTCTCCCGTCCTTCATTCGTCGGATGATAGTAGCGCCGCCCCGCAAGTCCCGCCGGCAGACACTCCATATCAGCCACGCGACCATCTACATCATGCGCGTACTGATAGTCCTTGCCGTAGTCGAGCGACTTCATCAACTTCGTCGGAGCATTCCGCAGATGCAGCGGCACCGGCTCCGCAGCCGTAGCTTCAATATCCGCCTTCACCGCTCCATAAGCCGTATAAACCGCATTCGACTTAGGTGCCAGCGCCAGATAAACCACCGCCTGCGCCAACGCCAGCTCCCCCTCCGGATGCCCCAGAAAGTGCATCGCATCCCGCGCGCTCAAACAAAGATTCAACGCCTCCGGAGCCGCCAACCCAATATCCTCCACCGCCATCCGCACAATCCGCCGCGCGCAGTACATCGGATCTTCCCCAGCCTCCAGCATCCGACCCAGCCAGTACATCGCCGCATCCGGGTCCGAGTTCCTTACACTCTTATGCAGGGCCGAGATAATGTCATAGTGCTGCTCGCCCTTCTTGTCGTACAGCAACACCCTGCGCTGCAGCGCCTCCGCGGCAAGCGTCTTCGTGATCAGCTTTTCTCCGCGTCCCTCCGCAAGCTTTGCCGCCACATCCAGCGCATTCAATCCATTCCGCGCATCCCCACTGGAATAAGAAGCAATCGTAGCCAGCGCTTCTTCATCCGCCTCAACGCCACTCGCTCCCAGCCCACGCTCAACATCCACCAACGCCCGCTGCAGCAGCCCAACCACCTGCTCCTCCGTCAACGCGACCAGCGTATAAACCCTGCACCGCGACAGCAGCGCCGCATTAATCTCAAACGAAGGATTCTCCGTCGTAGCCCCGATCAACCGGATCGTCCCCCGCTCCACATAAGGCAGAAATGCATCCTGCTGCGCCTTGTTGAAACGATGAATCTCATCCACAAACAGAATCGTCCGCGAGCCGAAGCTCGCCGCCTTCTCCGCCTCCACCATCACGTTCTTAATCTCTTTGATCCCACTCAACACCGCAGAGAACTCAATAAAGCTGGCCTGCGTCATCTGCGCAATAATCTTCGCCAGCGTAGTCTTCCCCGTGCCCGGAGGCCCCCAGAAGATCATCGACGTAGGATCATCCCCTTCAATCGCCAACCGCAGCGGCTTGCCTGGCCCCAACAGATGCTCCTGCCCGACATACTCCGCAAGCGTCCGCGGCCGCATCCTCTCCGCCAACGGCGCTTGCCGCCCACGCGCAGCCGGAGTGGCCATCGGACTAGCATCAAACAAACTCATTCCTCTCCCTCACTCCCTGCCGCTACGATCTTTTCCCAAATCTCAACAACTAGTCGTCATCTCAACCACAGCAAAATCGTTATGCTGGCCACAGCAAAATCGCCGTCTTCTCAACCTCAGCAAAATCGTCGTCATCTCGACCGGAGGCGGCGTACTTTGCCGCCGCAGTGGAGAGACCCCCCGCATTTTGTCTTTGATGCACCTGCGCCGCAATACCGGACACATCAAACACCCCTCTGTCGACTTGCCTCATACAACAACAGGCTACCCGCCACCGCAGCATTCAAGCTCTCCACCGGCCCGGGGCAGGGAATCGTTACCCGCCCATCGCACATCTCCAACCACTCCGCCGCCAACCCACTCCCTTCATTCCCGATCATCACCGCGCAATCCACCGCAAAATCCATCTCCCGCGCCGCAACCACGCCAAAATCCTCCACCCCCACAGCAGCAATCAACCGAACCCCACGTCCCTTCAACTCCGCAACCTCCGCAGCAGTCACCCCAACCACCGGCACACGAAACACACTCCCCACGCTGGCCCGCAGCGCCTTCTGATTCCACGCACTCACTGTCCCCGGCGTCGTCAACACCCCACTCGCCCCAAACGCCTCCGCCGACCGCACCAGAGTCCCCAGATTCCCCGGATCCTGCACTCCCGCCGCAATCAAAATCAAAGCGGCCCCCGAGCCTTCAAACAAATCCGCCAAAGTCCTCACAGGCGGCACCATCAAAGCCGCCACCCCCTGCGGCGACTGAGTCTCCACCACACTCCCAAACACCTCGTCCGTCAGCCGCAGCACCTCAACCCCACGCGGTACAATCCCCGGCACCGTCCGCCGCTCACTCACAAACACCGTCTTCAGCACCATCCCGCTCCGCAGAGCTTCTTCCAGCAGATGATCACCTTCAATCGCGACCATCCCGCCACTCAACCGCGCATGGCCCTGAAACGCCGCCCGCAGCTGCTTCACCCGCGCATTCGCCCTGCTCGAAACCACCAACTCCGGAGTCTGCATCTCCCCAAATCTTACGCCGACCCTCTTCTCCGTCCGCTCCGCTGTCATTGAGCCGACAGAGGCGGTATGCTAAGGTGCGAGACTGCGGCATCGCAGCAGAACCCGGCCCCAGCGGACGGACTTACCGGCACAGGAGCAAGATTTGACGGCCGAAACACTCCGTATCCATCCCGACGAGCCCGAACCAGCGCTCATCGAATACGTCGTCGCCAGCCTCAACAACGGCAACGTCGTCGCCCTCCCCACCGACACCTTCTACGGTCTCGCCGTCGATCCCGTCAATCTCCAGGCCGTCGATCGTATCTACGACCTCAAAGCCCGCGCTCGCCACAAACCTCTCTCGCTCCTCATCGCCGAGGTAGCCCAGGCCTACGAGATTGCCCGCCAGCTCGACTCCGCCTTCGACCGCCTCGCCGAAAAGTTCTGGCCCGGTCCGCTCACCATCGTCGTCAAAGCAGGCTCCAGGCTTCCCCTCCGCGTCACCGCCAACACCGGCAACCTTGCCCTCCGCGTCCCCGAAGCCGCCATCCCCCGCGCTGTCGTCACCCGCCTCGGCCTTCCCATCACCGCTACCTCCGCCAACCTCGCCGGCTTTCCCGAGTGCGCCTACGCCAGCGGCGTCCTCGAGCAGCTCGGCGATAAGATCCCCCTCATCGTCGACGGCGGCCCCACCGCCCGCACCACCGCCACCACCATCGTCGATCTCTCCGGCGGCGGCAACTCCTGGATGATCCTCCGCGAAGGAGCCATCCCCACCCACGAGATCGCCCTCGCCCTCCAGCACTAGCGATTTATCTCCTCCCCCACCCTCTACAACTTTTGCATCGAGCCTCACGGGTCCGACCCTGTAGACTAGCTCGATGCAAAAGTTGAACTCTCTGGCATAGCCTTGGGCCTTCGCACGCTCTCTGGACAAACATGATCGCGCCTCAATCCAATCTGCGCAGCAGAAGCACAACCCGCGGTCTCCTCCTGCGCCGCCTCTTCGCGCTTTTGCTCATCATCGCCACAGCCTGGTGCATCTGGGTCTACGTGCAGATCGACACCGTCGCCCATCAGGACAACGCGCAGCCCGCCGACGCCATCGCCGTCTTCGGAGCGGCGGAGTATCTCGGCCATCCATCCCCCGTCCTTCACGCTCGTCTCGACCACGCCGTCGAGCTCTACCGCAAACAGATCGCCCCGCTCGTCATCACCCTCGGCGGCGGCACCGACAAAGACTCCGGCAACACCGAAGGCGGCGTCGGCCGCGACTACCTCCTCGCCAACGGCATTCCCTTCGCCAACATCATCGCCGAAACCCGCTCCATCGACACCGAGCAGCAGGTCCACCGCCTCGCCGCCATCGCCCGCGAAAATAATCTCCACCACATCGTCGTCGTCTCCGACGGCACCCATCTCTTCCGCATCCGCCAACTCTGCGAAGACGCCGGTCTCGACGTCTACACCTCACCGCGCCCCCTGCTCGGCCACATCAGCAACTACGACCTCACCATGCGTTATGTGCACGAGATCATCAGCTACACGGCCCTCCGGCTGAATGTGAACGTAAGCTTCCTGCACAGCTGGCTCGAAGGCAAACCCGACGTCTAGTTTGCTGCTGCCTTTGTCGTCGCCGTTGCCGCTGTTGTTGCTTGTCCCTTTGTTGTCATCCCGTAGGGATCTGCTTCTGCTGCTGCTGCCTTTGTCGTTGTCGTTGCTTGTCCCTTTGTTGTCATCCCGCAGGGATCTGCTTCTGCTGTTACCTTTTCTTCCTAACTCACAGACTCCGTCATCTCGACCGAAGCAATCGACAGCTTCACCGTCGGTTGCCCAGTGGAGAGACCCCCGTATTCCTCTTCAAGTTTGTAGAAGCCAAATAGAAGCCCAACATGAGCACTCTCAAAGCCACAACCAAGCCAAGCCCGCAGCAAACAAAGTCGATAAAAAGTTAACCAGATCATTCCCCACCCACCCCCACTCCTCCACCGTAGCCCCCAGCACACTATCAAACACCAACCCCGCACAAGCAGCCGCGAACACAACACCCGCATCCGTCCAGTTCGCAAACCCACGCGATCCCACCAAGACCACCAGCCCCGCACCCACCACCCCACTCAAACTCCCCGCAAGACTCACGCCCCCATCTCTTCCCGCCCGCACCCGTCTAAGCTTCGTGATCAACCAGGTCGGTCCACCCAGCGCCTGCCCAACCTCCGACGACACAGTATCCGCCGTAGCCTCGGCCAGCGCCGCCAGACACCCGCCATACCATCCCACGCTATATCGTCCCATAGCCGCGCACAACGCCGCGACTCCAAGATTCGCCACCACCTGCGAGGCGCGCCTGCCGCTCCGAGCCTCCGCCAGACCACGTGCCTCTTTTCTCCGCCTGCCGAATCGAGTCGCGGCGAAAGTCAGCACAAACAACGTAATCAAGGCAGACAAGGCAGGTCTCGCAAAAACTCCAGAGCCGATCGGCACTCTCACCACCACCAGCGCTGAAATGAGACACACCAGCAGTCCCACCCCGGCCGCCGGCAGCGTAGCCGACCGCAGCATCCACACCAACCCCGCAAACCCCACGCTGAACACAACAGGGAAGAGAAGCGACCGTACCGAACCCGCCGCGACCGCCGAAAGACCGCTCCACGCCCCTCCCAGCACCAGCAAAGGGACCATCACCCAAACCAGCCACCCGGACTGCCTCCGGTCTCGCGCCCTCGGAATCGCCTTTGTCCAGTGCTCATCTCTCAGAGATCCTTGTATTTCCTCGTCCATCCCAACCTCATGCCATTCCGTGATTTACAATCGAACCTTGAGCATAGCCAACACCAGCACCAACGCGGGAGCAGTTTTGCACTTAGCAAGTATCGAAGCAAAAGGATCCACTCAGTCGCGGTCGCACCTGCGCCACGTTCGGTCTGCAACTCAGACCCTCCGGTCTACACTCAGCTTCGCAGCCGTCGTCGCCGTCCTGGCCCTGAGCCTGGGATTGCTCAGTGGTTGCGGCAACAACTACCGCCCCGTCGTCAGCGCCATCAACCCCGTCGGCCCCGCCGCCCAGCCGCAAAAGTTCGCCGTAGCCATCTCCAGCACCGGCACCGCGACCAATCCTCAACCCGGTCTGCTGACCTTCGTCGACTTCTCGGGAGACACCATCCTCATCACGGCCAATGTAGGCGTGGATCCCTACTACCTCATCCTGAACGGTGGAACCACCACGAACTCGAACGCGAGCACCGGATTCACGCTCAATAGCGACCACACCTTCACCAGCTTCGACATCGACACCCAGCTGCTCACCAGCCAGATCCTCCAGACCACACTGCTCCCCGGCGCCAGCCCGGTCGCAATCCTTCCCGAAGGCATCAACACCTACGTTACCGACCCCACCATTAATCCCGGACAGGGTGTCATCTCGCAGTTCACCGGCTCCCCCCTTGCACTCCGCCAGCAGCTCAATCCTGCTCCTCCTCTCGCCCCCTGTCCGACCTCGACCCCTTTCACCCCCGTCTATACCGTCGGAGTGGCGAGTGCACCGCGCGTCTACGCCATCAGCAAGCCTGTTAGCGGCGGCTGCGTAGGTCAGGTCTCCACTATCGAAACGGCCAGCAATACCATCGACCCCGCGGCGATCGCCGTCGGTCTGGACCCCGTCTACGGTGTGATGACAGCCGACGCCAAGCGCGCCTTCATCCTCAACCAGGGCGACGGCACCGTCTCGGTTATCAACGCGCAGACCAACGCGCTCGACACTGTCCCGCCAGGCGCAACCAATCCCATCGCACTCTGCATCGCCCCTGCATGCACCAATCCCGCGACGGCCAACCCACTCTGGGCAGACTTCGCACCCGTTCGCAACGAAGTCGTTGTGGCCAACGCAGGCGATGGCGTCAACCCGGGCTCGCTCAGCGTCATCAGCATCCCTCTCTGCTCGGCGACTGCTCAGGTCGGCAACCCAAACTGCGACCTGAATAATCCCGTCGACGCCATCGGCTTCGGCACCGTCGTCGCGACCGTTCCAGTCGGCGTCAACCCGGTCATGGTCGGCGTCCTGCAGGACACCACCAACAGCCGCGCCTACGTCGTCAACAAGGGAAACACGAGCCTGCCCTGCGCAGCTCCTGGCGTTGCCGTCACAGCCGTCACCACCACCTGCACGGTCTCGGTGATTAATCTCAGCACGAACACCGTCATCGCGACCATCCCACTTCCTCTTAGCCTCAGCCCAAACGCATCTACCCCGGCCAACAACGGCCATCCGAACTACATCGCTGTCACCAGCGGCACCCCCACTGGCAAGGTCTACGTCGTATCGCCGGACTCCAACTTCATGACCGTCATCCGCACCGATACGGACGTCATAGACACCACCGTCCCGTTGCAGGGTGGAGGAGTCGCGGTTCGCGTCACCCAACCTTAGAGCAAAGCAAACGACGGCTGTAGCAGCACGATAATCCCAATAAGCAACCGACACCCCCTGCAAGTCGTCATCTCGACCGAAGTCGCGCAGCCTCATCGCGCGACGCAGTGGATTGCGGCCACAGCTCTCAGTTGCAGCGAACCGATTCATGCTGCGGTACCCGTCAAGACCCCGGTATTTCGTCTTTGCCTCTAGCAGCCAGTTCGAAGCCCTGAAACACCGCAGCGGATTCATCGGACACAAAAAGAAGCCATCCCGCAGAGGATGGCTTCTTTCGTTCTATTCGATCCAACGATGAGGCTTACTCGCCGGCAGCCGCGCCGACCAGGATAATCGGCAGAGTCGGTGTCGCCGCTCCGCCCTCATCCTCCACGGTCACACCGAACGCCTTCGCCTCGACGCCCTTAGGCAGCGGCGGCATAATCACACTGGCATTTCCGCGCGCGTCCGGACGGAACGTACCCGCCGGAATCGGATTCTGACCCTCGCCGGCCGGAATCAGCCAGAGCTCATACGTCTTCGACGGCTGCAGCGGTTGAAGATTCGCCGCCAGGAAGATCAGCGTTCCCTTGCTCGCAACATAGGTCGCTCTGCCTTGCGGAACAGCGGGTGGCGCGCCCTTCACGTTCAGCGTCACTCTCAGCGCGGAGCTGTCGGTGATCGCATCCAGAACCTGGCGCGCCGCCGCCGCATCCGCGGTCAGGTGATCGATCCTGCTGGTCTGCTCGGTCACAGCGCTGCGAAGCGTCTCCCGCTCCTTGTAAAGATCGCCCGCTGCCACGGCAAGACCGGCAGCAACTGCCCAGCCGACCCACGGCAGCACCTTGCCGGCAAACCCGCGCCTCGGTGGTTCTTCCTCAGTCGAGTAGATGCTTCCTGCCCCGCGTCCAAACTCTTCGTTCGCAGCAACGCTCGCACTCGAACTGGCAACAGCGGCAGTCTCGGCAGAACGATCGATCGGAATTGCCTTCTTCTCGCGGCCCACCTGCTTCATCAACCGCTCGCGAGCCTCTGCAGACGGCGACTGCATCTCCACCGTATGGGCATACACTGCGAGATCGCCTTGAATCTCGGCCAACTCCCGCCGCGCCTCCCCGGACCGCTCCACATAAGCTGCAATCTCCGCCATCTCTTCTGGTGGAAGCAGCTGCATGGCAAACAACGCCAGATCTTCTGATGTGATACGCCGTGGCTCGCTCATGCTGGGAACGCCTTTCTCAGCGAGGTCAGCGCGCTGCGGATTCTTGTCTTCACTGTACCCAGTGGATCGCCCGTCATCTCCGCGATCTCAGAGTGCGTCAACCCATCAAAAAATGCCATCTCCAGCGTCTTCCGCTGCTCCACCGGCAGCAGATTGATCACCGCTCTTGCCTTCTCCATCAAACTATTTCGTTCCGCTTCGTTCGCAAGATTGTAGTTCGAAGCCAGCGACATATCGTCGACCGATTCCATCGGGCGCTTCCTTCGCAGTGCATCGATCGACCGATTTCTCGATACCACCGCGAGCCAGCCGCCAAGACTTCCGCGAGTTGCAACAAAGCCATCAGGATTACGCCAGATCTGCATGAATATTTCCTGGAGCACGTCCTCCGCCGCGGCCGGGTCGCGGAGGACCCGAAGGGCCACCGAGTACACAACCTTCGAATAGCGGTCGAACAGCGCCGCCATGGCGTACTCGTCCCCCCTCTGCACAAGGCCAAGCAGAACAGAGTCGTCCTGCCCCGAGGGTGGTGGTGAATTCACGAGTCCCGTTTCTCTGTACATAAAACGCACCCACTACAATTGCAGATTGCAAAAAGCGCCAAGTATTTAGGTCCCCTCAGGCAACCCTATGTAACCACAAAAAAGTTACTCTATCTACTGCACACCAGAGCTACTTTACCCGAAAAATCAACCTGTGGCAGACTTCCTATTCCCCTGTATCGAATATGCAATTTCATTCTCATAAAGAAAATCAGCCTACTTTGTTCGTTCCGATTCAGACAGACCCAAACCGATGAGCAATCCCATCCAGCTCCAGCGCACCAAGTCACCAAAGTCCCGCATCGACAAGTTCCTCGTCGATCACGGCCACGCAGCCTCCCGCGAGCGCGCACAAGCTCTCATCCTCGCAGGCCGCGTCCTCGTCGATGAGCAGCGCATCGACAAACCCGGTACTCCTGTCTCCTCCGATGCAGTAATCCGCCTCCTCGGCTCCGACCTCAAATACGTCAGCCGCGGCGGCCTCAAACTCGAGCGCGCCCTCGCCCACTGGTCCATCGACCTCACCAACCTCCCCTGTGTCGACATCGGTGCCTCCACCGGCGGCTTCACCGACTGCATGCTCCAAAACGGCGCACAATCTGTCCTGGCTATCGACACCGGCTACGGCCAGATCGCTCAAAAACTGCGCGACGATCCCCGAGTCACTCTCCGCGAGCGAACCAACGCGCGCCTTCTCACCCCAGGCGAACTCCTCATACCCCACACGCTCACCCCATCCTTCATCGCGATGGACGTCTCCTTCATCTCCGCGACCCTCGTCCTCCCCGCAGTCCTCGCAGCCCTCAGCACTCCCGATCAATCCTGGCAGGGCACCACCATCATCCTCGTCAAGCCCCAGTTCGAAGCCGGTCGTGCCAACATCGGCAAGGGCGGCATCGTCCGAGATCCCGACGCCCGCCAGGCCGCCATCGAGCGCGTTCGCGAGTGCGTCATTGAGCAGCACGGCACCGCCATCGACCTCATCGACTCTCCCATCCTCGGCATGGAAGGCAACCACGAGTACCTCCTCCACACCCGCTTCCTCTAGCGTTCTTTCGTTGTCATTCCGCAGCGAAGCGAAGGAATCCGCTTTTGCCTTCGCCCTTACCCATCACCCTTCGCCCCTTGCCGTTGCCTGTTCTTTTGCTTGTCATTCGCAGCGAAGCGAAGGAATCTGCTTTTGCCTTCACCCTTCACCGTCGCCTGTTGTAACCAATGAATCAGTGCTTACCGAGCAAACCACCCAGCGCATTGCTCAAAGGATCGGCAGCCTTCTTGCCATTAGGCTGCTGTCCTCTCCCATTCAGCAGACCCTGCGCCGCACCCACTCCCACACCCGCAGCCAGTCCCGCCACATTCGGGCTGAACGTAGGATTGCTCGTTGTTCCGCCAATCGCTACAGGTATCCCCGACTTCAACACATTTCCGGCAATCCCTCCCAGCGCAGCCCCGCCAGCATTGCCGCCCGGAATAAACCCGGACAGCGCTCCAGCCAGCCCAGCAGCCGCACCCCCACCCGAGCTAGCCTGCTGCGTACCGCCTCCGCCAATCGACAAGCCCGTCAGCTTCAGCACCACGTTGTAGTTCAACGCGCCGCCAGCACTCACACTCCCCGCGCCAGT
This Tunturibacter gelidoferens DNA region includes the following protein-coding sequences:
- a CDS encoding anti-sigma factor; the protein is MSEPRRITSEDLALFAMQLLPPEEMAEIAAYVERSGEARRELAEIQGDLAVYAHTVEMQSPSAEARERLMKQVGREKKAIPIDRSAETAAVASSSASVAANEEFGRGAGSIYSTEEEPPRRGFAGKVLPWVGWAVAAGLAVAAGDLYKERETLRSAVTEQTSRIDHLTADAAAARQVLDAITDSSALRVTLNVKGAPPAVPQGRATYVASKGTLIFLAANLQPLQPSKTYELWLIPAGEGQNPIPAGTFRPDARGNASVIMPPLPKGVEAKAFGVTVEDEGGAATPTLPIILVGAAAGE
- a CDS encoding replication-associated recombination protein A, which codes for MSLFDASPMATPAARGRQAPLAERMRPRTLAEYVGQEHLLGPGKPLRLAIEGDDPTSMIFWGPPGTGKTTLAKIIAQMTQASFIEFSAVLSGIKEIKNVMVEAEKAASFGSRTILFVDEIHRFNKAQQDAFLPYVERGTIRLIGATTENPSFEINAALLSRCRVYTLVALTEEQVVGLLQRALVDVERGLGASGVEADEEALATIASYSSGDARNGLNALDVAAKLAEGRGEKLITKTLAAEALQRRVLLYDKKGEQHYDIISALHKSVRNSDPDAAMYWLGRMLEAGEDPMYCARRIVRMAVEDIGLAAPEALNLCLSARDAMHFLGHPEGELALAQAVVYLALAPKSNAVYTAYGAVKADIEATAAEPVPLHLRNAPTKLMKSLDYGKDYQYAHDVDGRVADMECLPAGLAGRRYYHPTNEGREKLLAQRMEEISRIISRNRGRKREP
- a CDS encoding DUF92 domain-containing protein, which codes for MDEEIQGSLRDEHWTKAIPRARDRRQSGWLVWVMVPLLVLGGAWSGLSAVAAGSVRSLLFPVVFSVGFAGLVWMLRSATLPAAGVGLLVCLISALVVVRVPIGSGVFARPALSALITLFVLTFAATRFGRRRKEARGLAEARSGRRASQVVANLGVAALCAAMGRYSVGWYGGCLAALAEATADTVSSEVGQALGGPTWLITKLRRVRAGRDGGVSLAGSLSGVVGAGLVVLVGSRGFANWTDAGVVFAAACAGLVFDSVLGATVEEWGWVGNDLVNFLSTLFAAGLAWLWL
- a CDS encoding VOC family protein produces the protein MESYPSLIPYLVVRDAAAAIDFYKSALGAMEIVRHHMPESTKITHAHLVISDGSIMLSDDFPEMRGGKASTPEALGGSPVTIHLQMAGVDSFWERAVAGGVTVTMPLADQFWGDRYGQFTDPFGHKWSVGQTKISLSEEQLKEAARVWFKI
- a CDS encoding L-threonylcarbamoyladenylate synthase; this encodes MTAETLRIHPDEPEPALIEYVVASLNNGNVVALPTDTFYGLAVDPVNLQAVDRIYDLKARARHKPLSLLIAEVAQAYEIARQLDSAFDRLAEKFWPGPLTIVVKAGSRLPLRVTANTGNLALRVPEAAIPRAVVTRLGLPITATSANLAGFPECAYASGVLEQLGDKIPLIVDGGPTARTTATTIVDLSGGGNSWMILREGAIPTHEIALALQH
- a CDS encoding YncE family protein codes for the protein MHLASIEAKGSTQSRSHLRHVRSATQTLRSTLSFAAVVAVLALSLGLLSGCGNNYRPVVSAINPVGPAAQPQKFAVAISSTGTATNPQPGLLTFVDFSGDTILITANVGVDPYYLILNGGTTTNSNASTGFTLNSDHTFTSFDIDTQLLTSQILQTTLLPGASPVAILPEGINTYVTDPTINPGQGVISQFTGSPLALRQQLNPAPPLAPCPTSTPFTPVYTVGVASAPRVYAISKPVSGGCVGQVSTIETASNTIDPAAIAVGLDPVYGVMTADAKRAFILNQGDGTVSVINAQTNALDTVPPGATNPIALCIAPACTNPATANPLWADFAPVRNEVVVANAGDGVNPGSLSVISIPLCSATAQVGNPNCDLNNPVDAIGFGTVVATVPVGVNPVMVGVLQDTTNSRAYVVNKGNTSLPCAAPGVAVTAVTTTCTVSVINLSTNTVIATIPLPLSLSPNASTPANNGHPNYIAVTSGTPTGKVYVVSPDSNFMTVIRTDTDVIDTTVPLQGGGVAVRVTQP
- a CDS encoding YdcF family protein, with product MIAPQSNLRSRSTTRGLLLRRLFALLLIIATAWCIWVYVQIDTVAHQDNAQPADAIAVFGAAEYLGHPSPVLHARLDHAVELYRKQIAPLVITLGGGTDKDSGNTEGGVGRDYLLANGIPFANIIAETRSIDTEQQVHRLAAIARENNLHHIVVVSDGTHLFRIRQLCEDAGLDVYTSPRPLLGHISNYDLTMRYVHEIISYTALRLNVNVSFLHSWLEGKPDV
- a CDS encoding RNA polymerase sigma factor yields the protein MYRETGLVNSPPPSGQDDSVLLGLVQRGDEYAMAALFDRYSKVVYSVALRVLRDPAAAEDVLQEIFMQIWRNPDGFVATRGSLGGWLAVVSRNRSIDALRRKRPMESVDDMSLASNYNLANEAERNSLMEKARAVINLLPVEQRKTLEMAFFDGLTHSEIAEMTGDPLGTVKTRIRSALTSLRKAFPA
- a CDS encoding TlyA family RNA methyltransferase, whose protein sequence is MSNPIQLQRTKSPKSRIDKFLVDHGHAASRERAQALILAGRVLVDEQRIDKPGTPVSSDAVIRLLGSDLKYVSRGGLKLERALAHWSIDLTNLPCVDIGASTGGFTDCMLQNGAQSVLAIDTGYGQIAQKLRDDPRVTLRERTNARLLTPGELLIPHTLTPSFIAMDVSFISATLVLPAVLAALSTPDQSWQGTTIILVKPQFEAGRANIGKGGIVRDPDARQAAIERVRECVIEQHGTAIDLIDSPILGMEGNHEYLLHTRFL
- a CDS encoding TrmH family RNA methyltransferase, whose amino-acid sequence is MQTPELVVSSRANARVKQLRAAFQGHARLSGGMVAIEGDHLLEEALRSGMVLKTVFVSERRTVPGIVPRGVEVLRLTDEVFGSVVETQSPQGVAALMVPPVRTLADLFEGSGAALILIAAGVQDPGNLGTLVRSAEAFGASGVLTTPGTVSAWNQKALRASVGSVFRVPVVGVTAAEVAELKGRGVRLIAAVGVEDFGVVAAREMDFAVDCAVMIGNEGSGLAAEWLEMCDGRVTIPCPGPVESLNAAVAGSLLLYEASRQRGV